The Duganella sp. BuS-21 sequence GCGGACGATTTGCGCGCCGAATCCTTGTCCAGGCCGATGTGCAGGTCCATCACCAGGTGGCGGATACCGGCCAGCATGTGGTGCAGGAAGCTCCACGCCAGGCCCAGGATGATCAGCTTGACCAGCGGATAGGTCACGAAACCTTCGTAATACGCGAAAGAGATCTCGGAACGCAGCGAATTCTGCAAGAGATACAGCACGAACGGCAGCAGCACGAACATGCCGACACCGGAAATGCGGTGCAGGATGGACACGATGGCAGCCAATGGCATGCGGTAGTTGGACAGCTCGGTAACATGGATGTTACGGAACTCCGGCCGTTCTTTTTTAGGGGCTTCCCTTACGGCTTCTGACATAACAAGACCTCCTCAGGCTTATACAAAAATTTGGTGAGACTGCGATTTTCGCCGATTTCCACTCTCACAACCAATATCTATTGTTACATATAATAAAAATAGTGGTTGGCAACACCGGCCGTATTATCAGCGCAACAATGCTACCGGCGTATGACGGCCCCTCAATTCAGTTCGTTGTGATAGTGATGGCGCTCGGTCAGGTACAGGCCGCGGCGCAGCTCGACCGGCTTGTCGCCATACGTGAACGAGACGCGTTCGGACGCCAGCAGCGGCGTATTCACAGCGACTTGCAACAGCGCAGCGTCGTCGGCGGCGGCGCAGACGGCGCGGATTTTTTCCGTGGCGCGGATCATGCGCGTGCCGAATTCGGACTCGAACAGGCCGTACATCGGTCCCTTGTACTCTTCCAGACGCTCGGCGGTCAATCCCTTGAAGGTCAGACCCGGCAGCCACAATTCTTCGACGATGGTCGGCACGCCGTCGAACGACTGCACGCGCTTGACGCAGATCACGGCGTCGCCGGACTTCAGGTCCAGCAGGCGCGCCACGTCGGCCGGCGCGCGCATGCGCTTGACTTCGATGAACTTGCTTTCAGGGTAGTGCGGCACGCCCTCGTCCGGCACCAGGCGCAGGAAGCGGAAATGCGCGCGCGCCTCGTGGTGGGTGGAGACGAAAGTGCCCTTGCCCTGCTTGCGCACCACCAGGTTCTCGGCGGCCAGCTCGTCGATCGCCTTGCGCACGGTGCCCTGGCTGACCTTGAAGCGGTTGGCCAGTTCGACTTCGCTAGGGATCAACTCGCCCGGCTTCCATTCGCCGGACTGCAGGCTCTGCGTAATGAGGGCCTTGATTTGCTGGTACAAAGGGGAGAAAGTCGGCGACGGCCCCGCCGCACCACCGGCGTTGACGACGGTGGGATTGCTGTTCGGATTGGGCGGGGCGGAACTCATAGGCCAAGATTTCACCACAAAACACCTGTGCCGTCCAGAAAAACCGGCAATAACTTATCTGTCTTATATAAGACATAAGATAGGATTGACAGATAGTGGCGGCGGGCCTACACTCCCGAGCCAGCGCTTATCAATACTGATTATAAGCGTTGAATTTTGCAGTATGATTACGGTTTCCCGGACCGGCCGCCGGTCCTGCTTCACGAACGATTCACTTCCCACTTTGGAGATTCATCATGGCTAAAACCCCACTGCGTGTTGCTGTTACCGGCGCCGCCGGCCAAATCGGTTACGCGCTGCTGTTCCGCATCGCCAATGGCGACATGCTCGGCAAAGACCAACCAGTTATCCTGCAACTGCTGGAAATCGCCGACGAAAAAGCCCAGAAGGCCCTGAAAGGCGTCATGATGGAAATCGACGACTGCGCCTTCCCGCTGCTGACCGAGATGACCGCCCACTCCGACCCGCTGACGGCGTTCAAGGATGTCGACTACGCCGTGCTGGTGGGCGCCCGTCCACGTGGCCCAGGCATGGAACGTAAAGACCTGCTGGAAGCCAATGCCCAGATCTTCACCGCCCAAGGCAAGGCGCTGGACGCCGTCGCTTCGCGCAATGTGAAAGTCCTGGTGGTCGGCAATCCGGCCAACACCAACGCCTACATCGCCATGAAATCGGCGCCGTCGCTGCCGGCCAAGAACTTCACCGCCATGCTGCGCCTCGACCACAACCGCGCCCTGTCGCAAGTGGCCGCCAAGACCGGCACCCAGGTGAAAGACATCGAGAAGTTGACCGTGTGGGGCAACCACTCGCCAACCATGTACGCCGACTACCGTTTCGCTACCGTGGACGGCAAGGCGGTGAAAGACCTGATCAACGACCAGGAATGGAACGCCAACGTATTCCTGCCGACCGTCGGCAAGCGCGGCGCCGCCATCATCGAAGCGCGCGGCCTGTCGTCGGCTGCTTCGGCCGCCAACGCCGCCATCGACCACGTGCACGATTGGCACCTCGGCACCGCCGGCAAGTGGACCACCATGGGCGTGCCATCGGACGGTTCGTACGGCATTCCGGAAGGCATCGTGTTCGGTTTCCCGGTGACCACCGAAAACGGCGAATACAACATCGTCCAGGGCCTGGAAATCGACGCCTTCTCGCAAGAGCGCATCAACCTGACCCTGAAAGAACTGACCGAAGAGCGCGAAGGCGTCAAGCACCTGCTGCCGTAATCTTCCGGTTCAATCGACCGCTGCACGTGGAACCGGTTAAACCACCGATCCGCCGCACCCGCCGCGCTGCCGAGAGCAGCGCGGTCTCCGTTTCTCCTGATACTGTCTGCATGCATCCATCCGAGGTTTTATTCCAGGGTAATCGCCAGCCGCTGCTGTTGCCGGCCTGCGACCACTACGCCGGCGCCGAAAAGCTGATGCGCAAATCGATCGCCCTGCAGCAAGAACTTGGCCCCCTGTTCGACATCACCCTCGATTGCGAAGACGGCGCCAGCGCCGGCAACGAGGAAGCGCATGCGCGCCTGGTGGTCGAGCTGCTCAATTCCGACGACAACAAATTCAACCGCATCGGCGCCCGCGTGCACGATGTGGAAAGCCCGTTCTTCGCCCAGGACGTCGAGATCATCTGCGCCGCCGCCCAGCGCCTGGCCTATCTGGTGGTGCCGAAGGTGAACGGGGTCGACGAGCTGGCCCGCGCCATCAAGCTGATCAAGACCCACGCCGCCAAGGCCGGCCGCAAGGACTTGCCGCTGCACGTGCTGATCGAAACCCACGGCGCCCTGCACGACGTTTACAAGATCGCCGCCCTGCCCGAAGTGCA is a genomic window containing:
- a CDS encoding GntR family transcriptional regulator, which encodes MSSAPPNPNSNPTVVNAGGAAGPSPTFSPLYQQIKALITQSLQSGEWKPGELIPSEVELANRFKVSQGTVRKAIDELAAENLVVRKQGKGTFVSTHHEARAHFRFLRLVPDEGVPHYPESKFIEVKRMRAPADVARLLDLKSGDAVICVKRVQSFDGVPTIVEELWLPGLTFKGLTAERLEEYKGPMYGLFESEFGTRMIRATEKIRAVCAAADDAALLQVAVNTPLLASERVSFTYGDKPVELRRGLYLTERHHYHNELN
- a CDS encoding malate dehydrogenase — protein: MAKTPLRVAVTGAAGQIGYALLFRIANGDMLGKDQPVILQLLEIADEKAQKALKGVMMEIDDCAFPLLTEMTAHSDPLTAFKDVDYAVLVGARPRGPGMERKDLLEANAQIFTAQGKALDAVASRNVKVLVVGNPANTNAYIAMKSAPSLPAKNFTAMLRLDHNRALSQVAAKTGTQVKDIEKLTVWGNHSPTMYADYRFATVDGKAVKDLINDQEWNANVFLPTVGKRGAAIIEARGLSSAASAANAAIDHVHDWHLGTAGKWTTMGVPSDGSYGIPEGIVFGFPVTTENGEYNIVQGLEIDAFSQERINLTLKELTEEREGVKHLLP
- the sdhC gene encoding succinate dehydrogenase, cytochrome b556 subunit codes for the protein MSEAVREAPKKERPEFRNIHVTELSNYRMPLAAIVSILHRISGVGMFVLLPFVLYLLQNSLRSEISFAYYEGFVTYPLVKLIILGLAWSFLHHMLAGIRHLVMDLHIGLDKDSARKSSATVLVISLVLTVLIALKLFGVF